Proteins from a genomic interval of Salmo salar chromosome ssa14, Ssal_v3.1, whole genome shotgun sequence:
- the si:ch211-284o19.8 gene encoding protein lifeguard 1 isoform X2 — protein sequence MTDAQNYPMPTESKEVLNSNLPPPYPHGETQVDSMPPYMPPPYSAAPAMYPPSPYPPVLYPPQAGVDMGTLPPGECNPLGEPEADAALLVSSFDDKTIRKAFIRKVFSVVTLQLLVTFSIVCVFTFSSVVRAAVQSNIWIYLSSYILFAVVAISLSYSNSFSRSHPWNLVGLSVVTLTLSYLVGTVASFHDTTAVVIAMGATVAISFTIIIFSAQTRVDFTICNGILLVLAVDLLMFSFFCSFFYSNVLQIVYGSLGALLFSLFLAIDCQLVMGRQKYALDPEEYVFAALILYLDIINIFLYLLIIMGGSSK from the exons ATGACAGATGCTCAGAACTACCCCATGCCCACAGAGTCTAAGGAGGTCCTGAACTCTAACCTGCCACCCCCTTACCCCCATGGGGAAACTCAAGTGGACTCCATGCCACCATACATGCCACCCCCCTACTCTGCAGCTCCAGCCATGTATCCTCCATCCCCCTACCCCCCAGTCCTGTACCCACCACAGGCAGGGGTAGACATGGGAACCCTCCCGCCTGGAGAGTGTAACCCTTTGGGAGAGCCAG AGGCAGACGCCGCCCTATTGGTGTCATCTTTTGATGACAAGACCATAAGGAAGGCGTTTATCAGAAAG GTGTTCAGTGTCGTGACCCTGCAGTTGCTGGTGACCTTCAGTATCGTGTGTGTGTTCACGTTCTCCAGTGTGGTGAGGGCGGCGGTGCAGAGCAACATCTGGATCTACCTCAGCTCATACATTCTGTTTGCTGTGGTGGCCATCTCCCTTAGCTACTCCAATTCCTTCAGCAGAAGCCATCCCTGGAACCTGGTGGGACTg TCAGTGGTCACTCTCACCCTATCCTACTTGGTCGGCACTGTGGCCTCATTTCATGACACCACTGCTGTAGTCATTGCCATGGGAGCAACAGTGGCAATCTCCTTCACCATCATCATCTTCTCAGCCCAG ACTCGAGTGGACTTCACAATTTGTAATGGCATCCTGCTGGTGCTGGCAGTGGACCTTCTCATGTTCAGTTTCTTCTGCTCTTTCTTCTACTCCAATGTGCTGCAGATAGTCTACGGATCTCTGGGAGCCCTGCTCTTCTCACTG TTCTTAGCGATTGACTGCCAGCTGGTGATGGGCAGGCAGAAGTACGCTCTGGATCCAGAAGAGTATGTGTTTGCTGCCCTGATCCTGTACCTGGACATCATTAACATCTTCCTCTATCTGCTCATCATAATGGGAGGCTCCAGCAAATAg
- the si:ch211-284o19.8 gene encoding protein lifeguard 1 isoform X4, translated as MTDAQNYPMPTESKEVLNSNLPPPYPHGETQVDSMPPYMPPPYSAAPAMYPPSPYPPVLYPPQAGVDMGTLPPGECNPLGEPGSSSPEADAALLVSSFDDKTIRKAFIRKVFSVVTLQLLVTFSIVCVFTFSSVVRAAVQSNIWIYLSSYILFAVVAISLSYSNSFSRSHPWNLVGLIVYGSLGALLFSLFLAIDCQLVMGRQKYALDPEEYVFAALILYLDIINIFLYLLIIMGGSSK; from the exons ATGACAGATGCTCAGAACTACCCCATGCCCACAGAGTCTAAGGAGGTCCTGAACTCTAACCTGCCACCCCCTTACCCCCATGGGGAAACTCAAGTGGACTCCATGCCACCATACATGCCACCCCCCTACTCTGCAGCTCCAGCCATGTATCCTCCATCCCCCTACCCCCCAGTCCTGTACCCACCACAGGCAGGGGTAGACATGGGAACCCTCCCGCCTGGAGAGTGTAACCCTTTGGGAGAGCCAG GATCTTCTTCACCAGAGGCAGACGCCGCCCTATTGGTGTCATCTTTTGATGACAAGACCATAAGGAAGGCGTTTATCAGAAAG GTGTTCAGTGTCGTGACCCTGCAGTTGCTGGTGACCTTCAGTATCGTGTGTGTGTTCACGTTCTCCAGTGTGGTGAGGGCGGCGGTGCAGAGCAACATCTGGATCTACCTCAGCTCATACATTCTGTTTGCTGTGGTGGCCATCTCCCTTAGCTACTCCAATTCCTTCAGCAGAAGCCATCCCTGGAACCTGGTGGGACTg ATAGTCTACGGATCTCTGGGAGCCCTGCTCTTCTCACTG TTCTTAGCGATTGACTGCCAGCTGGTGATGGGCAGGCAGAAGTACGCTCTGGATCCAGAAGAGTATGTGTTTGCTGCCCTGATCCTGTACCTGGACATCATTAACATCTTCCTCTATCTGCTCATCATAATGGGAGGCTCCAGCAAATAg
- the si:ch211-284o19.8 gene encoding protein lifeguard 1 isoform X3, translating to MTDAQNYPMPTESKEVLNSNLPPPYPHGETQVDSMPPYMPPPYSAAPAMYPPSPYPPVLYPPQAGVDMGTLPPGECNPLGEPGSSSPEADAALLVSSFDDKTIRKAFIRKVFSVVTLQLLVTFSIVCVFTFSSVVRAAVQSNIWIYLSSYILFAVVAISLSYSNSFSRSHPWNLVGLSVVTLTLSYLVGTVASFHDTTAVVIAMGATVAISFTIIIFSAQIVYGSLGALLFSLFLAIDCQLVMGRQKYALDPEEYVFAALILYLDIINIFLYLLIIMGGSSK from the exons ATGACAGATGCTCAGAACTACCCCATGCCCACAGAGTCTAAGGAGGTCCTGAACTCTAACCTGCCACCCCCTTACCCCCATGGGGAAACTCAAGTGGACTCCATGCCACCATACATGCCACCCCCCTACTCTGCAGCTCCAGCCATGTATCCTCCATCCCCCTACCCCCCAGTCCTGTACCCACCACAGGCAGGGGTAGACATGGGAACCCTCCCGCCTGGAGAGTGTAACCCTTTGGGAGAGCCAG GATCTTCTTCACCAGAGGCAGACGCCGCCCTATTGGTGTCATCTTTTGATGACAAGACCATAAGGAAGGCGTTTATCAGAAAG GTGTTCAGTGTCGTGACCCTGCAGTTGCTGGTGACCTTCAGTATCGTGTGTGTGTTCACGTTCTCCAGTGTGGTGAGGGCGGCGGTGCAGAGCAACATCTGGATCTACCTCAGCTCATACATTCTGTTTGCTGTGGTGGCCATCTCCCTTAGCTACTCCAATTCCTTCAGCAGAAGCCATCCCTGGAACCTGGTGGGACTg TCAGTGGTCACTCTCACCCTATCCTACTTGGTCGGCACTGTGGCCTCATTTCATGACACCACTGCTGTAGTCATTGCCATGGGAGCAACAGTGGCAATCTCCTTCACCATCATCATCTTCTCAGCCCAG ATAGTCTACGGATCTCTGGGAGCCCTGCTCTTCTCACTG TTCTTAGCGATTGACTGCCAGCTGGTGATGGGCAGGCAGAAGTACGCTCTGGATCCAGAAGAGTATGTGTTTGCTGCCCTGATCCTGTACCTGGACATCATTAACATCTTCCTCTATCTGCTCATCATAATGGGAGGCTCCAGCAAATAg
- the si:ch211-284o19.8 gene encoding protein lifeguard 1 isoform X1 has protein sequence MTDAQNYPMPTESKEVLNSNLPPPYPHGETQVDSMPPYMPPPYSAAPAMYPPSPYPPVLYPPQAGVDMGTLPPGECNPLGEPGSSSPEADAALLVSSFDDKTIRKAFIRKVFSVVTLQLLVTFSIVCVFTFSSVVRAAVQSNIWIYLSSYILFAVVAISLSYSNSFSRSHPWNLVGLSVVTLTLSYLVGTVASFHDTTAVVIAMGATVAISFTIIIFSAQTRVDFTICNGILLVLAVDLLMFSFFCSFFYSNVLQIVYGSLGALLFSLFLAIDCQLVMGRQKYALDPEEYVFAALILYLDIINIFLYLLIIMGGSSK, from the exons ATGACAGATGCTCAGAACTACCCCATGCCCACAGAGTCTAAGGAGGTCCTGAACTCTAACCTGCCACCCCCTTACCCCCATGGGGAAACTCAAGTGGACTCCATGCCACCATACATGCCACCCCCCTACTCTGCAGCTCCAGCCATGTATCCTCCATCCCCCTACCCCCCAGTCCTGTACCCACCACAGGCAGGGGTAGACATGGGAACCCTCCCGCCTGGAGAGTGTAACCCTTTGGGAGAGCCAG GATCTTCTTCACCAGAGGCAGACGCCGCCCTATTGGTGTCATCTTTTGATGACAAGACCATAAGGAAGGCGTTTATCAGAAAG GTGTTCAGTGTCGTGACCCTGCAGTTGCTGGTGACCTTCAGTATCGTGTGTGTGTTCACGTTCTCCAGTGTGGTGAGGGCGGCGGTGCAGAGCAACATCTGGATCTACCTCAGCTCATACATTCTGTTTGCTGTGGTGGCCATCTCCCTTAGCTACTCCAATTCCTTCAGCAGAAGCCATCCCTGGAACCTGGTGGGACTg TCAGTGGTCACTCTCACCCTATCCTACTTGGTCGGCACTGTGGCCTCATTTCATGACACCACTGCTGTAGTCATTGCCATGGGAGCAACAGTGGCAATCTCCTTCACCATCATCATCTTCTCAGCCCAG ACTCGAGTGGACTTCACAATTTGTAATGGCATCCTGCTGGTGCTGGCAGTGGACCTTCTCATGTTCAGTTTCTTCTGCTCTTTCTTCTACTCCAATGTGCTGCAGATAGTCTACGGATCTCTGGGAGCCCTGCTCTTCTCACTG TTCTTAGCGATTGACTGCCAGCTGGTGATGGGCAGGCAGAAGTACGCTCTGGATCCAGAAGAGTATGTGTTTGCTGCCCTGATCCTGTACCTGGACATCATTAACATCTTCCTCTATCTGCTCATCATAATGGGAGGCTCCAGCAAATAg